One segment of Cynocephalus volans isolate mCynVol1 chromosome 8, mCynVol1.pri, whole genome shotgun sequence DNA contains the following:
- the LOC134383948 gene encoding insulin-like growth factor-binding protein 2, with protein sequence MGKGGKHQVGLEEPKKLRPPAARTPCQQELDQVLEQVSTMRLPDERGPLEYLYSLLIPNCDKHGLYNLKQCKMSVNGQRGECWCVNPNTGKVIQEASTIRGDPECHLFYNEQQEARGVPTLRMQ encoded by the exons ATGGGCAAAGGTGGCAAACATCAGGTTGGCTTGGAGGAGCCCAAGAAGCTGCGGCCACCAGCCGCCAGG ACCCCCTGCCAGCAGGAATTGGACCAGGTCCTGGAGCAGGTCTCCACCATGCGCCTTCCAGATGAGCGGGGCCCTCTGGAGTACCTCTACTCCTTGCTCATCCCCAACTGTGACAAGCACGGCCTGTACAACCTCAAACAG TGCAAGATGTCTGTGAACGGGCAGCGTGGGGAGTGCTGGTGTGTGAACCCTAACACCGGGAAGGTGATCCAAGAAGCCTCCACCATCCGGGGTGACCCCGAGTGTCATCTGTTCTACAATGAGCAGCAGGAGGCTCGTGGGGTACCCACCCTACGGATGCAGTAA